In Corynebacterium matruchotii, a single genomic region encodes these proteins:
- the narJ gene encoding nitrate reductase molybdenum cofactor assembly chaperone — protein MKPGDRSHTGVIPAPTEPIAMSEAQRRALFMMASVLLDYPDDGWEHKLRVVHEQAATLPAGVEKLLQPFFAFAYQQGQRGLEEHYVSTFDQRRRCSLFLTYYAVGDTRQRGAAIWAFKEALESMSFTMQRDELPDHLCVVLEAAALADDQSHSMACGMLSAHRDGIEVLRTALEHAGSPYAGIVTAICAALPPIDDATRENFLELIRSGPPAEVVGIESPLPFPTSQPGY, from the coding sequence ATGAAACCCGGAGACCGCAGCCACACTGGAGTGATCCCCGCCCCCACCGAGCCAATCGCCATGTCGGAAGCGCAGCGTCGGGCCCTGTTTATGATGGCGTCCGTGCTGTTGGACTACCCGGATGACGGGTGGGAGCACAAACTCCGGGTGGTGCACGAGCAGGCGGCAACGCTGCCGGCAGGCGTCGAAAAGCTCCTGCAACCATTCTTCGCGTTCGCCTATCAACAGGGGCAGCGGGGTTTGGAGGAACACTATGTGAGCACTTTCGACCAACGCCGCCGCTGCTCGCTCTTCCTCACCTATTACGCGGTGGGAGACACCCGACAGCGTGGGGCGGCGATCTGGGCGTTTAAGGAAGCGCTGGAATCCATGAGTTTCACCATGCAGCGCGACGAACTGCCGGACCACCTGTGCGTGGTGTTAGAGGCCGCCGCCTTGGCCGACGACCAGTCGCACAGCATGGCCTGCGGCATGCTTTCCGCACACCGGGACGGCATCGAGGTGCTCCGCACCGCACTGGAGCACGCCGGGTCACCGTACGCCGGCATTGTCACGGCGATCTGCGCGGCACTGCCGCCGATTGACGATGCTACCCGGGAGAACTTTTTAGAACTTATCCGCAGCGGCCCACCCGCTGAAGTGGTGGGAATCGAATCGCCGCTCCCCTTCCCCACCTCACAACCCGGCTATTAG
- the narI gene encoding respiratory nitrate reductase subunit gamma translates to MSSLQIFLWVAFPWLAVVACVVGVVWRWRTDQFGWTTHSSQIYESKLLRLSSPLFHYGMLFVFVGHLMGLAFPKEFTRAVGLDDHTYHLVATIPGTIAGIAAVLGLIGLIYRRFVNRTVRMHTSRSDKVMYLLLTLAIMSGFIATVSTQVFGGPHGYDYRETISPWLRELFILNPMPELMEEVPWQFKLHVFSGFLLLAVWPATRLVHALSAPVGYVTRPYVVYRSRDIRTQPTRQHTAWEPVRTNKHQPAEEARWSGA, encoded by the coding sequence ATGAGCTCACTGCAAATTTTCTTGTGGGTCGCCTTCCCCTGGTTGGCTGTCGTCGCCTGCGTCGTCGGCGTCGTCTGGCGGTGGCGCACCGACCAGTTCGGCTGGACCACCCACTCCTCACAAATTTACGAGTCGAAACTGCTACGCCTCTCGTCGCCGCTTTTCCACTACGGCATGCTGTTTGTCTTCGTTGGGCATCTCATGGGTTTGGCGTTCCCGAAGGAATTCACCCGGGCCGTTGGGTTGGACGATCATACGTACCACCTGGTTGCCACGATCCCCGGCACGATTGCCGGCATCGCCGCGGTCCTCGGGCTGATCGGACTCATTTACCGAAGGTTTGTCAACCGCACGGTGCGGATGCACACTTCTCGGTCCGATAAGGTCATGTACCTGCTGCTCACCCTGGCCATCATGTCCGGGTTTATCGCCACCGTGTCCACCCAGGTGTTTGGCGGTCCGCATGGCTATGACTATCGGGAAACGATCTCCCCGTGGCTGCGGGAACTGTTTATCCTCAACCCCATGCCGGAGCTGATGGAGGAAGTCCCGTGGCAGTTCAAGCTGCATGTTTTCTCCGGGTTCCTGCTGCTGGCGGTGTGGCCAGCAACCCGACTAGTGCACGCGCTCTCCGCGCCGGTGGGATATGTGACCCGCCCCTATGTGGTGTACCGGTCCCGGGATATCCGTACCCAACCGACCCGGCAGCACACCGCATGGGAGCCGGTGCGCACCAATAAGCACCAGCCTGCGGAGGAAGCCCGCTGGTCAGGAGCATAG
- the modA gene encoding molybdate ABC transporter substrate-binding protein gives MKKFFVAVTAAVSCVALLTSCAQSSTSSRHAKAAASRSAAASKSAAASKSAQASGDVTKVSAPSLTLFAAASTRVINDELQALPELADTKITFNNDGSPSLVQQIEDGGPADVLVAADEKNMQKAVDGGLVDTPVTLATNSMVLVVPKDNPKKIKSWDDFVKTKNSATVVTCDLDVPCGNVADQVLKENKVEVEPASLETSVSNVLGKVTSGEADAGFVYATDAAAAGDAVTTIEIPNAQKHRNKILAAVVKSSTQQEGAKQLVDLLKSQKVAELWKTHGFESAS, from the coding sequence ATGAAGAAATTCTTCGTTGCCGTCACCGCAGCCGTATCTTGCGTTGCACTTTTAACTAGCTGTGCGCAATCGAGCACATCGTCGCGGCACGCTAAGGCGGCAGCCAGCCGCTCGGCCGCAGCCAGCAAATCAGCTGCTGCAAGCAAGTCCGCCCAGGCCAGCGGTGACGTGACCAAGGTTTCCGCCCCCTCCCTCACCCTGTTTGCCGCCGCCTCCACCCGGGTGATCAACGACGAACTCCAGGCACTGCCGGAGTTGGCAGACACCAAGATAACGTTCAACAATGATGGTTCCCCTTCCTTGGTGCAACAGATCGAAGATGGTGGTCCGGCGGACGTGCTGGTCGCCGCTGACGAGAAGAACATGCAGAAAGCCGTGGATGGCGGCCTGGTTGACACCCCCGTAACGTTGGCTACGAACTCCATGGTGTTGGTAGTTCCGAAGGATAACCCAAAGAAAATTAAGTCTTGGGACGATTTCGTGAAGACCAAGAACTCCGCCACGGTGGTCACCTGCGACCTGGATGTTCCCTGCGGTAACGTGGCTGACCAGGTGCTGAAGGAAAATAAGGTTGAGGTGGAGCCCGCATCCCTGGAGACCTCCGTGTCCAACGTGTTGGGCAAGGTAACCTCGGGTGAGGCCGACGCCGGCTTCGTGTACGCCACTGATGCCGCAGCCGCCGGCGATGCGGTGACCACCATTGAAATCCCGAACGCTCAGAAGCACCGCAATAAGATTCTGGCCGCAGTGGTGAAGTCCTCCACTCAGCAGGAAGGTGCCAAGCAGCTCGTTGACCTGCTGAAGTCGCAGAAGGTTGCCGAATTGTGGAAGACCCACGGTTTTGAGTCAGCCTCTTAG
- the modB gene encoding molybdate ABC transporter permease subunit, with the protein MSQPLRSFPHSSAPLARPITIPGVLAVLAFFGCAFLLLPLAALATRVSWDTLGNTLLEPATQTLLDITLRSALYATIITVLIGVPMAIMLQRLRRGSQLVRVLILLPLAMPPVVAGLSLTALLGRRGITAPILNALELQFAFAFAGVVVAHIFIALPFVVITVDAALRQIDREVFDSAAGIGMSPWQVLWRITLPTLRSAIVTGTGLAFVRSLGEFGTTLTFAGSLPGTTRTMPIGIYLARETDPTDAYNLAAILILLALLVLLSTGIFAMRRIPKPVARTITDLDTDALRDLCAPTHPAPDITINGVTFRSGQVTALVGPNGSGKTTLLGRIGGRLTGGQVVLGDADVSALPPHRRGVVVVTQQPGLPPFATVAQALTMVTRDSDRSRRLLAASGLQELAGVRCDRLSGGQAAQVALVRGLAARPAVLLLDEPLAAVDSAAAHRWRTLLRAITPGRTTILVSHDPLEVASISKNIAVLDRGEVTAHDDASTIFRIPPNPFVATFTGRNRLMGTVHTTGKEFVTLHLDDVDHPSPITVTGIPDGPLCEGDQAIAVVEPLSLTLQLPEQVSEESARNHWPGRITSIEAHYNSGVGTNVIVDVGGTPVLCLVTAQSVTDLHLDVGSEVIISAKALNVMIFPQL; encoded by the coding sequence TTGAGTCAGCCTCTTAGGAGTTTTCCGCACTCTTCCGCACCGCTAGCACGCCCCATCACCATCCCGGGTGTGCTAGCGGTGTTGGCGTTTTTCGGGTGCGCGTTTTTACTCCTACCTTTGGCAGCCCTGGCAACCCGCGTCTCCTGGGACACTCTGGGCAACACGCTGCTGGAGCCAGCCACCCAAACGCTACTAGACATCACCCTGCGGTCGGCGCTGTACGCCACGATCATCACGGTGCTCATTGGCGTGCCCATGGCCATCATGCTGCAACGATTGCGTCGAGGCTCGCAACTGGTGCGCGTCCTTATCCTCCTGCCGTTGGCCATGCCGCCGGTGGTGGCCGGGTTGTCGCTCACGGCACTGTTGGGGCGGCGGGGAATCACTGCCCCCATCCTCAACGCTCTTGAGTTGCAATTCGCGTTCGCGTTCGCCGGCGTGGTGGTGGCGCACATATTTATCGCACTGCCCTTTGTGGTCATCACGGTGGATGCGGCGCTACGCCAGATCGACCGGGAGGTGTTCGACTCGGCCGCGGGCATTGGCATGTCCCCGTGGCAGGTGTTGTGGCGGATCACGCTGCCCACCCTGAGATCTGCGATCGTGACTGGCACCGGCCTGGCGTTTGTTCGCTCCCTCGGCGAGTTCGGCACCACCCTCACTTTCGCTGGTTCGCTGCCGGGCACGACCCGCACCATGCCGATTGGCATTTATCTGGCTCGGGAAACCGACCCCACCGATGCCTATAATCTTGCGGCAATCCTGATTCTTTTGGCGCTCCTGGTGCTCCTGTCCACGGGTATTTTCGCTATGCGACGCATTCCCAAACCGGTGGCCCGCACCATCACGGACCTCGACACTGACGCGCTGCGTGACCTTTGTGCCCCCACCCACCCGGCGCCGGACATCACCATCAACGGCGTCACCTTCCGCTCCGGTCAGGTGACCGCCCTGGTGGGACCAAATGGGTCCGGCAAAACCACGCTCTTGGGCCGAATCGGCGGCCGCCTCACCGGCGGGCAGGTGGTTTTGGGTGATGCAGATGTGAGCGCGCTCCCGCCCCACCGGCGGGGCGTGGTGGTGGTCACCCAGCAGCCTGGGCTGCCGCCATTTGCCACTGTGGCCCAGGCGCTCACCATGGTCACGAGGGATTCGGACCGCAGCCGGCGGCTCCTTGCGGCATCCGGCCTGCAGGAATTGGCGGGGGTCCGCTGTGACAGGCTCTCCGGCGGGCAGGCCGCCCAGGTGGCGTTGGTCCGGGGGTTGGCGGCCAGGCCTGCCGTCCTGCTGCTGGATGAGCCGCTGGCGGCCGTGGATAGCGCGGCCGCCCACCGGTGGCGCACCCTGCTGCGGGCCATCACCCCGGGGCGCACCACCATCTTGGTGAGCCACGATCCCCTCGAAGTGGCGTCGATAAGTAAGAACATTGCGGTGCTCGACCGGGGCGAGGTGACCGCGCACGACGACGCTTCCACGATTTTCCGCATTCCCCCGAACCCGTTCGTGGCCACTTTTACCGGACGGAATCGGCTCATGGGAACCGTGCACACCACCGGTAAGGAGTTTGTCACCCTGCATCTTGATGACGTCGACCACCCCAGCCCTATCACTGTCACGGGGATTCCCGACGGGCCGCTGTGTGAGGGCGACCAGGCGATCGCGGTCGTCGAACCGTTATCGCTCACACTGCAACTGCCCGAACAGGTGAGCGAAGAATCGGCGCGGAACCATTGGCCTGGACGGATTACCAGCATCGAGGCTCATTATAATTCCGGCGTGGGCACCAACGTCATCGTCGACGTGGGCGGCACCCCGGTGTTATGCCTGGTAACAGCGCAATCCGTGACGGATCTGCACCTTGATGTGGGTTCCGAGGTTATTATTTCTGCGAAGGCGCTCAACGTTATGATTTTTCCACAACTATAA